The sequence TGTTCAACCATCTTCCTAAGCTCCGCAATCTCACTGGATGTACTTGGGCTTGGTCCAATGTTCGGGCTGGCAGCTGCAACGCACGGTGAGGTGACTTCCTGAATCCGGTCAGCGAGCTCCGACAGTTGCTCTAGGGTCTGATGAGATTGCGACGCGACGATAGTCTGGATGCTCTGTGGAAGTCGGGTGCACCAAACGGACTTAATGAAGTCGTCGGGAACGGAAGGCCCGGCAAGATCTTGAAGGTGCCTCAGGAATTGTGAAGGTCTTCGATCCCCAAGTTCTTCATGTGTCAGGAGTTGCTTCACCTTTTTCTCTCGAGAAGCACAGAGTCGCCGGATCAGCTGCGCCTTTAACTTAGGGTACCGTTTTGTAGCCGGAGGGTTTACCACAATATCTTTCACTGCTTTGGCGTGCTGGATGTCTAGGTTACGAAGAACTTCGTCGAACATGGCGTAGTCGTCCGTAATCTCATAACTATTAAACTGGCTCTCCAAAAGCGCAAACCATATTTCGGGATCATCGGCAGAAAATGGAGGTACCTTTATTTTTCGCTTGCACGATGTCAACGGTTCGTATGACCTTTGTTTGACCGCGTCCGGTGAAGGTCGCATTTTCTTGCCACGACGACGTGTTACATTGTCTTCGCTTGCGGTACGGGTGGTCTTCACCGAGTCGTCACTGTCACTCATCTTCAAGTTCAATGTCGAGGGTCACCAGTTATAGGGTAATGTTCGGATGAAGTGTGGAAGGAATAACAGTATGGAGATAAGAAAGTTTATTCACTAAACACACAGAACAGTTCACACACAGTACAGTACTAAGAGATAGAAGGAGACAAGAAGAGCGACAGTAATAGCACAGTGAAAGTTTACGAACACAAAACTACTGATAATTGACGGCAAAACGTGAGCGGTAGCGGTAGCGGACAAACGGGCTTCGCGAGCGAGTGTGTGTACCGACTGAGCGAGGAATGCGGCCGGCGGCCGCTGCCCGCTGGCAGTTATCGCTAGGCGCGTGACGTAGTGCAGAGAACAATAGGGTCCGGTTTATGGATCGCGTTTCCATTGCACTAATTTGAAGTcacttaatattttgaataatattatgtgtgaatGGAAGAATGTATGTAatgtgaatgtgtgtgtgtgtaatatatgtttttgtgtATGTGTAGGTGTGTGTATGCAATGTAGGGGTAGCCTACACGTGGATGTCTTGGTAAGCCTGAATTTAAATCAGTTAAAATTTCAATTAGTTGACATCATCAGATGCAGTTTTAAGTATCATAATTAGTTGAGATTACGTTTTAATTATGCtatgtgttattataaaatatttatgttgcatcgtaaattatgtttcataataCGGTCTTATCAAACACACGCTAGAGTttgttagaatatttttatggttcTTATAAACAGTTAATGGTTATGGATACATAAATTGATATGAAATTCAATACTAATGAAGTAATAATgacgttattaatatttataatgacttCTTAGGTTGCAGTAAAAGTAGGTACCGGGCCATTTGAACACGGCTGATCTGTAAAACTAAGCCCAAATCaaacttttaaagtaaaatgtGTATTAGGTAAATCCATTTTATAAACGGCCATTACCGTAATTGGTGCTAAAAAAGCGGCACACCCAACTCATATTTCGGGCAGTAGAACAAAACCCCGACAGCCTCGCAACTTAATCAAGCAATTAATTTCTAATTGAATTACATCCGTCATCGGGCGAGTGGTGGCGACCCCGATTTGGGAATTGGCCCTTACCTGAAAACGATTTCCGATGATCAACCCTGTCATTTCAAgtggaaattattttaacattcgatttaaatttagaatttcatttttatgggcggtcgatGTTAATTGATATTTTGACCATTGCGGACGATTTTTAGGATTCAATCGTTCTATGGATGCTGCCGccttgaaaaaattaaataaacgttaattataattaatgtttatattgtgAAAGTAAACTATAGTTGGCTTTAAGTAGGTATTTAGTTCAATGTTGTATTTGCACAATGCGCGTGCAAAtacagcataataaataatataatgagtGCGAAAGGTGATAAGCACTACTTACTTTGTCTTTTTCGacaattgtttacaatatacaaaatatatatcgttGGTGTAGCTTCGAATATTAGATGCCAAGATAAATCGAGGTTTACTGGTACCGGTGAAACGAAATCCATTTGTAATATGTACtgtaaatgatttaataaaaaaaagtcacgCTGTTGCTTTAATGACTACATACTTGACTTGACTTTTAACCTTGATAAAGCACACTACTTACTTGTGGAACGTTCATCAACAAGTTTAGACGTCGCTAGACAATTGCGAGTGAGTACGATCAGCGTGCCAACGACTTTTGgttcatcatcagccctgtattatatactgtcccactgttgggcacgggcctcctctactactgagagagattaggccatagtccactacgctggcctagtgcggattggtagacttcacacaccttcctacagagaatttctcaggtatgccaggtttcctcaggatgttttccttcaccgttaaagcgagcgataaatcgcaaagaatacacacatatttttttagaaacgtcataggtgtgtgtccttgggatttgaaattTGGTTACCGTGATTTATTGTATCCTAAATTTTAAGAAGCTTGAGTCgtacctaatatttttaatcattaaaggattgatttttcataattttaatttaaataaagaataatattaatactaacatcagcacattttttttttatttgcgaaCTTCGACGAAATTCCGAATTTCCGTGTAGTGACATAATTAAATAGCAGGAATATctaaatgtaaacatattttaatgattgcCACACAAATATTTGGGTCACGTCGGGTGGGGATTAACAAAATGCTCCTCGCAGACGATATTTTAGCGATTTTATTTCGACAGCAACGGattgaacataataatttattgaaaataagattaagatcttaataataatatatatgtatgtatagggTTATTaagacattgcgttattaaaataaaccaagccgcatatttgtatatatatataaatacagctTCTGAGAATGGACGCTGTAGTGGAAATTTTATAAACCCATTTTATACACACATACCTATACTGCATTTAATATTGAAAGCATTTAAATTTTCTTGAAACATCTAAAGccaataaatatctaaaaaacaTTACCCTGAattgaagtttattatagacTAGGACATAGTGATTAAAATTGCTTACCTGCATActgtatatattttcatttaaaaacctCATACATTCTCAGCGAGGCTAGTTCCGGCGCGACCGTTGATCAGTTAACTTTTAAAGCTCATTAAAATAGATGGTTCATTCAGTCCGTGTACATTTCCAGGCTGGCGGAAAATTAAAACGATACCCGCGGCGGGTCGGCCCCCGCTCGTCCCCCACACGCGCCGTCCATTGTAAAAATATGCAGAAGTGGAGCGAAAGAGAAAAACTTCGCGTGTTTTCATATGTTTACTTCACTCTAAAAAGTTTATCGCGCGCGCGTATACGGGTTTTAACgaattttattcgtttttcgAACGCCATTTTACCTCGCTGCCGAGTAAGCGAAATTTACTTCGGAAAAATTCAGTATTGGATTTTTTCTATTATTGGACTGCCTACAGATTTACGGTACGGAATGGAAGTGAATATATCGAAGCCATTACACCACTCTTAGGAACAATGCACGCTGCTATGTGTACCTTAATGTGTTGAATACACGTTTATCAGGCGCATACAGACGGGCGGCTGGACCGCAAGCCACCGCTAAATACCGACCGATAATATACTTATGGCGAGTGTAGAGTCGAGATTTGGTTTATGAATTGTCCATAAATTGAATACGCTGTGTCAACAATAGTAACGTGTACTTTTGTCTGATGCGATTAAAATTCCATTCATTACCAGTCGATTATTATGCTTTTGTCCAGTGGTGCTATTCAAACGTTGCATTTCAATTAAGCGAAATGTACAAAGCTAAAGTGTTCAGCTATTACATTCTCTATTTGTGAGACtggcgatttttatattaacgaGGACTTCACTCACATGAATGAAGAAATACATTAACGTTCTGCTATCATTGATTCTGAAccgtaatattattaatttaatatgggTAAGATTGAAAACAAAGCTATTCAAATGACATAATGTCGATATCTTATGTAAGATGTAGAAATATCGCAAATGTAAATCTATTTGTCGTTACGACAAATTGCTCGCCTTGGGGGgaattacaaaaaaagaaatgattCCTTTTTTCGGTTAGGAATAATATAGTCCAAACAGCGACAGTATTGAAAGTTAttaatgtctataaaaataatgcgtTGATTGTTAACTGCGACGTAATTaagatgatttaatttatttgtgactccgtctagtaaataatattacaagtaTGATTATGCTATGGGGTTTCATTATAATGTGAATTGTGATGAATAAAAGCATGATATCAttggtaatttaaattattttattaaaaaataggtaTTCAAAgactaatacaaaaattaaaaatccattTAGTGATAATTATTGTTGTGACAATTATGGTTCCGTGAACTGGCATGCGGAGCGTTTACCGTTGCGTTTTATACGAGCGGTAAAACGCTACGTGTATACCTACCTTTATACGTCACACAAGTAGACCgtcataaacatttattttaaaatgtatacgaACATATTTCGACttaaatgtaacataaaatagtGTTTTATACCGAGTCTTAATGGTAATATTGTTTCTTGCTTTGTGCGtgatacattatacatataaatatggtTGTAGTACAGAAAAATAATGTAGCTATTTATAGTTACAGAAGCTTGTGATTGCAAATTTATGAAGTCGTCTTTTCGTTTTAGTCATGTTTGACTGATCGAGTGTTAATCTACTGGACAGGGATTTTACAcagattattttctatattttatacgttttataaccttagaattataatatatactctCAAGACATCGAGAGTAATCTGTGTCAAGccagtgaaattaaaaaaaaatgtcttaatgttaaacattattttcaagtGCAAAAATAGGAACTGGAACTGTAAGTTATTACTTGTCGTGTGAACAACTACTTAGCTACTTTACATTTTGCTGTACACGAAAAGCAAGGTAACAAAGGAACCAGTATAAAACCAAGTACACAAGTTTAGGACGAGAGGCATTACAAACTATTTACAAACTAAACGACGATATTCCAAATACAGTCCAATATGGAAGCGTcctataacattattttaactaaagTTAGGAGGCcaattccgtctacgggggcaattccgtctttttgcaattagaGGCGTTTTAATCAATGGATAGCTTGAATAACCGTATAGGTTCATACGGAATATTCGACTCTTTGACATaaacggctatcaaagctgtccattgattataatatcagccctgtattatacatactgtcccactgttgggcacgggccccctctactactgagagggattagaccttactccaccacgctggcctagtgcggattggtagacttcacatatatAGATTTCACATGTATAGAAATTCCTataagaacttctcaggtgtaaGGTTtactcgcgatgt is a genomic window of Manduca sexta isolate Smith_Timp_Sample1 chromosome 22, JHU_Msex_v1.0, whole genome shotgun sequence containing:
- the LOC115442156 gene encoding uncharacterized protein LOC115442156, with protein sequence MSDSDDSVKTTRTASEDNVTRRRGKKMRPSPDAVKQRSYEPLTSCKRKIKVPPFSADDPEIWFALLESQFNSYEITDDYAMFDEVLRNLDIQHAKAVKDIVVNPPATKRYPKLKAQLIRRLCASREKKVKQLLTHEELGDRRPSQFLRHLQDLAGPSVPDDFIKSVWCTRLPQSIQTIVASQSHQTLEQLSELADRIQEVTSPCVAAASPNIGPSPSTSSEIAELRKMVEHLALKLDGHTRYPRSRQQRERSRSRSRERQRSRSHSSYRRHPVCWYHFKFGARARHCEEPCDYEKTGNAAGIR